DNA sequence from the Oxalobacteraceae sp. CFBP 8761 genome:
CGGCTAACCTGTTGAGGTGTCGGATGGCTGCGAATTACTTCGCGCGTCCCTCACTCAGACAGGAGCATCTTAACGGCTGCACCCAATTTTCACCGTTAGATGCCGCACACTTTGGGCGTCAATACGGATGAGCTCGACAAACGCATGCAAAAAGGGGGCCGCAGCCCCCCCCCTCTTTTTGCCGCATGCAGCGATCAGAACTTGTAGCGCAGGTTCAGATAATACTGGCGACCGCTGACGTCGAGCTTTTGCTGCTCTTCTTCGCTGTAGCGATATTGCGCGCGTTTGGCGTTGGTCAGGTTGGTCGCGCTGAACGCGAGCTCCAGGTTGTCGGTGAAGTAGTAGTTGGCCGACAGCGCCAGCGTTGTCACTGCATCGGCGTAGGTCGGCGCGGTCGGCATCGCCACGCCGTTGATCACGGTCAGGCCCTGGCTGTTGGCCGTTGGCGCCGGCGCGGTCGTGCTGTTGACGTACTCGCCGCGGTAGTTTGCGACCAGGCGTGCCGACAGCTTGCGGTCTTCGTAGTACAGACCCAGGTTGCCGGTCCATTCGGACGCGCCCACCATCGGCCGGCCATCGTCGACCTTCGTCTTGGCGCGGCTGACGTTCGACGTGAAGCCGAAGTTGGTCTGGCCGAACGGCTGCTCGTACTGCAGCTCGATGCCATTGATCTTCGCGCCTTGCTGCGAGGCGGTGTTGATGAAGAAGGACTTGACGGTCTGGTCGCGCGGATCCTGCAGGTCGATCGTGGTGCTGCCCACGGCGCCCGTTTTCGGATAGCCATCGATCGACGAATGGAACACGCTCAGCGCGATGATCGAGCGCGGTGCGAAGTACCACGACCACGACAGGTCGACGTTGTCGGCCGTTTGCGGTTCGAGGTCGGGATTCGGGCCCGTCACGCGGCAGCCATTGGCGTCGCAACCGGGCGTGCCGAAGCCGCTGCCCAGCAGGTTGTAGTTCTGACGCCCGATCGTGCGGCTCGCGCCAAAGCGCGCCAGCATGTCGTTGCCCATGTCATAGCGCACGTTCAGGCTTGGCAGCCAATTGTCGAAAGTGCGCTTGGTCGGCGTCTTGTAATACAGGATACCGGCCAGTGGATTGAACGGCGTGCCATCGAAGAACGCGGTGGCGTCGCCGGCATCGGTGATCGCGCCCGGATAGGCGGCGCAGGTCACGGGCGCCTGGCCCGGTGCGACGCGCTGGCAGGCGCCAGCGGGAATCGGCGTGGCGATATTGGCTTTCACTTCAGTGCGCGAAAAGCGCACGCCGACGTTACCCGACCAGCGATCACGTTCCAGATTGGCCATCAGGTAGGCCGCGCTCTGGCGTTCCTGCATGTCGATCTCGGAACTCACGCGGCGTTCGAAGGCGTCGCTCGTGACCTTGGTGTTGGCCGCGATGTACTCCTTGATCGCTTCCGGCGTGTAGGTGAAACCGGTGTTGTCCCAGCCGGTCGGGCCATCCAGGCCATCGCCGAAGTCACCCGGGAATGCTTGCCAGCCGGTGGTTGGCGTCGGCGTATTCGACGTAACGCGGCCCGTGACCGGGTTGAGCGTGATGCCGTTGCGGAAGGCCGGGCCACGGCGCGCGCTGGTACGCTTGTGATCCGAGAAGCGCACGCCGCTTTCCAGCGACTGGAAGATGCCGCGGTCGACGCGGTATTCGGCGTCGAATTGCGCGCTCCATTCCTTGTCGACGGTGCGCACGCCCGAGGCGGCGCGGTCGACGATGGTGTAGCCGCTGCCGTCGGCGTTCAGGCCGGGCTGGTTGCCGCCGGCGTTCTGGTACTGGACGAACGGCGCGTCATGCAGGCTGCCGAGCGCGTACGAGATGCCGGTGCCGTAGCGGGCCAGCGTCAAGCCCTGGTCGAGTTCGGTCGTGCCCACGCCGCGCGTGCTCGAGAGCAGCGTCTTGATCGTGAGGTCGTCGTTGACACGGTACTTGGCGTCCAGGTCGAGGAACGAGCTCTCGGCCTTGGCGCCATCGCGGTAGAAGCCTTCCGAGTTGCCGACGTACTGCGGCGTGGTCCCGTCGGGGAACACGATGTCGGCGGCCTTCAGTACCTTGAGCTGGTTGCCATACACGGTGGTCTCGTTGACGATAACCGGATTGCGGATCTGCGCGAACACCTGCTGTCCGTTCGAACTGGTGTTGGCGGCGGTGGCCACGGTGCTGCCCAGCGGCGCGTTCTTCCCGAGCAGCATCGAGTAGATGGCGCTCGATGTCAGGCGGCCGTGATTGTCGGCATCCATGGACGAATGAAAGCCCGTGAGCGTCACGTCGAGATCGCGGTTCGGCTTGAATTGCAGCGACAGCATGCCGCCCTTGCGGTCGCGTACGGATTCGACGAACTCCGAGCTCATCGAGCCCGGCAGGCGCACGCCGTTCAGGTCTGCTGCCGTGTAACCGGTGCCGGCGAGCGATGCATCGGTGATGCCTTTCATGGTGCTGGTGTTGATCACGTCCCAGCCGCTGTTGGTGCCGTAAGCGAACCGCGAGACCGAATCGCGCCGCACGTAGCGCTTTTCGGCAAACAGCGCGGCCAGAACGCCGAAGGTGCCGGCCTCGTTCTTCCAGTTGACCGAGCCGTTCATGTCCGGTGCGTAGCGGCCTGGCAGATCGGCATAGCTGGCGCCGACGCTGATCACACCCGACAGGTTCTCCTTGGCCGACAAGGGCTTGCGCGTGGAGACGTTGATGGTGCCGGCCAGGCCGCCATCGACGATATTGGCCTGGGATGTCTTGTAGACGACCGCCTGCTGCAGCACGTGCGATGGCATCAGGGACAGGCTGGTCGAGCGCGAGCTCGAGCCCTGGTCGGCCACGTACCAGTCGGCGCTGCTGACGGCATGGCCATTGAAGATGATCAGCGACATGTCCGGGTTGGTGCCGCGCATCGACACCTTTTCGGCCTCGTCATAGTCGGTGCGCACGGCCACGCCGGCCAGGCGCTGCAGCGAATCGGCCAGGTTTTTGTCAGGCATCTTGCCGACGTCTTCGGCCGTGATGACCTCGACGTTGGCCGACGCATCGCGCTTGACCGCCAGCGACCGGGCCAGCGAGGCGCGAATGCCCGTCACTTCCACGGTCTGCATCGGCACTGCGGCTGGGGTCTCCTGGTCCTGCGCTTGCGCCTGCGCCAGCACTGGCAACGTGGCAAGGCTCCAGACGGCCATCGATACGGCCGCGGCAAGCGGCTTCTGCTTGAACATCATCTCTCTCCTGGGAAGGGTGCGATTCTTGGTAAAGTAAGGCAAATTTTTAAATGCTTGTGCCGAGTATTGATGATGGATTGCCATCATGAATAATCACTTGTGTTCGCTTTCGTATAACTGGGAGGAATGCATGTTTCCGGCGGGTCGCTCAGGTTATGGGTAGATGCGCAGAATTCATTATCCCCAACGCACACGCCGGATTAGCGTGATACTTTCCCTTCTCCCGAGATGACCGCCATGCGCCTTGCCTGCCTGCTTCTTGCCAGCGCCGTCCTGACCGGCTGCGCCAGCCCCCCTGCCGCCACGCCGCCGATTCCAGGTGCGCCACCGCCACCCACGCCGCTGGCGGCCCTGCTGGACAAGCCGATCTACAAGATGACGCCGTTCGAGACCGGCCAGTACATTCCGCACATGCAGAGCGCGCAGCCCGACCTGCGCAAGCGCATCGCCGCGATCGGCCGCCAGAACATCGGCCAGCCGTATTCGCTGAACCTGCTGGGCGAGTTCCCGTTCGAGATCCACGACAGCTTGCCGATGTACAGTCTCGAACAAAGCGATTGCGTCGTCTTTGCGGAACACACGTATGCGATGGCGCTGTCGCAATCATGGGAAGAGTTCTTCTGGATGCTGCAGCGGATCCGCTACCGCGACGGCGTGATCGGCGTGGCCACGCGCAACCATTACACCGAGCTGGACTGGAACGTGGCCAACCGCTGGCTGGTCACGGACATCAGCGCCGACCTGGCCGGCCCGAATGGCCCCGGCTACGACATGCGCGTCGACCGCGCGCGCTTCCTGCGTACGCGCCACAACACGGTGCGCGACATCCCCGTCGAAACGAGCCGCCAGACCTACGTGCCGAAAGACGGCGTGGGCGCCATCCTCGACGGGTTGCAGGAAGGCGACTTCGTCAACGTGATCTCGACCCGTAACGGCGAGTACTGGGCCTCGCACGTGGGCCTGGTGGTGCTGGGGCCAAACGGCGAGCGGCACTTCCTGCATTCGTCGGCGCCGAAGGTGCGCGAAGAAACGTTCGCGTCGTACATGGCGCGGGTGGCGGCACGCGAAGCGGACAACGCGCGCGCCGGCAAGCCGGGCCAGATGCTGGCCGGCTTCAAGTTCCTGCGCCTGAACGAGACGATCACGGTGCCGCCAATGGCGCCGCAGCCGCGGCCGGGCCGGCCGGGCGCGTAATACATTGCTTTGCGTTCCCGGCTTGCCGAGCCGGGAACGTTACCCTCCTCCACTTGAATCTTCATTCAAGATATAGGGAATTAGAAATTTAATTCCCTAATTCTATTTCTACTTCCCCCAAACCGTTTTAACCACGCTCGATCGCTACTATCCCTGAGCGCTGTTGAGTGACCTCAATCCCGCCATGCAGCCAGGATTGGATAATCAACTCGCAAATAACCGGCAATCAAATTCATGATGATTCGATCCGTATGTCGGAGTAATCAGCGCGCATTCTTTTGATGGTTTCTTGAATCAATTTCTTAGAGTGCAGAAGCTGGTTTTTCAAGCAACGAAGTGATTGCCATGGCTTCTCGATATGCCGTACTGCCTGGTGGCCTTTCGCGGAAGACATGGTGTCGAATTCAATCGTTTTTTCTTTCGGTAGAGTTATTTATTTTCGCATTTCTTTATTCGAATTCTCCCCCACCATGAGTCAGTTGATTCAAATTCTGTCATGCCGGCGTTGATTCAGGCAGAACAGGTGCAATAACACGCTGCTGCACCATCGGCCCAAGAAATTGCCGGTTTTATTCTTACCCGTATCTGCCACTGTCACTGTCGAGGAACCCATGCGAGACGATATCCAATCAGTTCACCTGGAGCAGCTGCTGACCCGGCTGCGTGAGCGCCACGCCGTAATTGGCATCATTGGCCTTGGCTACGTCGGGCTGCCACTCGCGCTGCGCTATGCGGCCGAAGGCTTTCACGTACTGGGGATCGACATCGACGCCGCCAAGGTCGACCAGCTCAACCGGGGCGAGAGCTACATCGCCCATATCAAGGGGCCGACAATCGCTGCGGCGCGCGCCGCCGGGCTGGTCGCCAGCAGCGACTTTTCGCGCGTGGTCGAAGCCGATGCGCTGATCATCTGCGTCCCCACGCCGCTCACCGCCCACCGCGAGCCCGATTTGTCGTACGTGATCGGCACCGTCGAGTCGCTGCTGCCCCATATGCGCCCCGGGCAGTTGCTGTCACTTGAAAGCACCACCTATCCCGGCACCACCGAAGAAGAACTCCGGCCCCGCCTGGAAGCGCGCGGCCTGCGCGTCGGCCACGATGTGTTCCTCGTGTTCTCGCCCGAACGCGAAGACCCCGGCAACCCCGACTACCACACCCGGACCATCCCCAAGATTTGCGGCGGCTCCACCGACGCCTGCCTGGAAGCCGGCCTGGCCCTGTACCGGCAGGCGATCGACACCGTTGTCCCGGTCAGCTCGACCCGCGCAGCCGAGTTGACCAAGCTGCTGGAAAACATTCACCGCGCCGTCAATATCGGGCTGGTCAACGAGATGAAAATCATCGCCGACCGCATGGACATCGACATCCACGAAGTCATCCGGGCCGCCGCCACCAAGCCGTTCGGCTTTACCGCCTATTATCCCGGCCCGGGCCTGGGCGGGCACTGCATCCCGATCGACCCGTTCTATCTCACCTGGAAGGCCCGCCAGTTCGGACTGCACACCCGTTTCATCGAACTGGCCGGCGAGATCAACAGCGACATGCCGGCCTGGGTGATCGCCAAGGTGGCCGACGCGCTGAACAGCCGCAGCCGCGCCGTCATGGGCAGCCGCATCCTGGTGCTGGGTATCGCCTACAAGAAAGACGTCGAAGACATGCGCGAGTCACCCTCGGTGGCACTGATGGAATTGCTGCGCGCGCGTGGCGCCGTGGTTGAGTATTCCGACCCCCATGTGCCGGTATTCCCGCGCATGCGCGAGCACCACTTCGACCTGTCCAGCGTCGAACTTACGCCGACGTCGCTCGCCTCGTATGACGTGGTGCTGCTGGCCACTGGCCACAGCGCCTTCGACTATGAACTCGTGCGCCAGAACGCCAGCCTGATCGTGGATACGCGCGGTGTGTTCCCGAACCGCTCGCCCAACGTCGTGCAGGCTTAAGGCCAGGGACAGCGCATGCAATCCATCGACCCGCGATCGCAGGACGAGACGGCGCGCAGCCTGATCAACAGCCGCATCCAGGCTGTTTTCAACCATGGCCAGCGCAACATGGGACCTGAAGTCGCCGAACTGGAGCAACGTCTGGCCGATTACACGGGCGCGCGCCATTGCGTCACCGCGTCGTCTGGCACCACGGCACTGGCGATCGCCCTGATGGCCATTGGCGTCGGGCCAGGTGACGACATCATCACCACGCCGTTTGCCGCCAGTGCAGCAGCCAAGGCGATCGTGCTGGTCGGCGCCAGGCCCGTGTTCGCCGACATCGATCGTTCCACGTGCACGCTCGATCCGCAGCTGATCGAACGAGCGATCACACCGGCCACGCGCGCGATCATCCCGGTCTCGCTGTACGGCCAGCCGCCCGAAATGGACGCCATCAATGGCGTCGCCGCCCGCCATGGGCTGGCCGTGGTCGAAGACGGCGCACAGAGTTTTGGCGCGACCTACCGCGGGCGCCAGAGTGGTAATCTGTCCACGATCGGCTGCACGAGCTTTTTCCCGACCAACCCTCTCGGTTGCTATGGCGATGGCGGCGCCCTGTTCACCAACGACGATGTGCTCGCCAGCGCGATGCGCGACATCCGCATGCACAGTCAGGCGCGGCGCCATGCGCATCACCGTTTTGGCCACGACGCGTGCATGGAGACGCTCCAATGCGCGATCGTGCTGGCCAGGCTGGAACGGTTCGATTGGGACATCAGGCAGCGCCGCCGCATCGCGGCTGCGTACGACGAGATGCTGCAGCCGCATTTGCCTGTCATTGGCTGCCGCTCCGACCGCACCAGCGCCTATGCGGGTTATGCCGTGCTGGTCGAGCAGCGCGAGCAGGTGCGCGCCATCCTGGAGCATGCCGGCGTCCCGACTGCCGTGCACTACCCGGTGCCGATCCACCGGCAACCTGCCTACGCCCGGCTGGCAGCAGATGCGTCGTGCCCCATCGCTGACGCGATGGCATCGTCCCTGTTGAGCTTGCCGATCGGCCCACACCTGGCGGCGGCAAATGTCCGTCATGTCGTCCAGTGTCTGCTGCACGCGACAGGGCCGCTGCAAGCGCGGGTGGTGGAATCGGCCGAGCTGCAAGAGTGACGCCATGGCGATCGGCCGGATGGCGTCAGCGCATCTCTTCGACGAGCTTGAGTCCCTCGGCAAAGCGCCAGATACGGCGGATCTCGATCACATCGAAGTTCGCGGCGACATTCGGCGGAAACGCAGCGTAGCGCGCGTTCAGGCGCACGAAGCGGCGCACGGCATCGTCCATGTCGGCGCGGCCGCTCGAACGCACGATGGTGATCTCGTCGATGCTGCCGTCACTGCGCAGCGAGACGCTCACCAGGGGATCGATGCGTACCTCGCGCAGCGACAGGCGCGCGCCGCCGAGCACCGCGTTGCGCTCGAGTTTCTGGCGCACGCTGTCAACGTACAAGCGCAGCGGCGCATCGCGCTCGCCGCCGTCGGCCACCACGCGGCGGTTGCCGGCCGGCCGGTCGCGCGGCAAGCCGGAGGCGTCCACATTCGGGATCGTCACCCCA
Encoded proteins:
- a CDS encoding TonB-dependent receptor encodes the protein MFKQKPLAAAVSMAVWSLATLPVLAQAQAQDQETPAAVPMQTVEVTGIRASLARSLAVKRDASANVEVITAEDVGKMPDKNLADSLQRLAGVAVRTDYDEAEKVSMRGTNPDMSLIIFNGHAVSSADWYVADQGSSSRSTSLSLMPSHVLQQAVVYKTSQANIVDGGLAGTINVSTRKPLSAKENLSGVISVGASYADLPGRYAPDMNGSVNWKNEAGTFGVLAALFAEKRYVRRDSVSRFAYGTNSGWDVINTSTMKGITDASLAGTGYTAADLNGVRLPGSMSSEFVESVRDRKGGMLSLQFKPNRDLDVTLTGFHSSMDADNHGRLTSSAIYSMLLGKNAPLGSTVATAANTSSNGQQVFAQIRNPVIVNETTVYGNQLKVLKAADIVFPDGTTPQYVGNSEGFYRDGAKAESSFLDLDAKYRVNDDLTIKTLLSSTRGVGTTELDQGLTLARYGTGISYALGSLHDAPFVQYQNAGGNQPGLNADGSGYTIVDRAASGVRTVDKEWSAQFDAEYRVDRGIFQSLESGVRFSDHKRTSARRGPAFRNGITLNPVTGRVTSNTPTPTTGWQAFPGDFGDGLDGPTGWDNTGFTYTPEAIKEYIAANTKVTSDAFERRVSSEIDMQERQSAAYLMANLERDRWSGNVGVRFSRTEVKANIATPIPAGACQRVAPGQAPVTCAAYPGAITDAGDATAFFDGTPFNPLAGILYYKTPTKRTFDNWLPSLNVRYDMGNDMLARFGASRTIGRQNYNLLGSGFGTPGCDANGCRVTGPNPDLEPQTADNVDLSWSWYFAPRSIIALSVFHSSIDGYPKTGAVGSTTIDLQDPRDQTVKSFFINTASQQGAKINGIELQYEQPFGQTNFGFTSNVSRAKTKVDDGRPMVGASEWTGNLGLYYEDRKLSARLVANYRGEYVNSTTAPAPTANSQGLTVINGVAMPTAPTYADAVTTLALSANYYFTDNLELAFSATNLTNAKRAQYRYSEEEQQKLDVSGRQYYLNLRYKF
- a CDS encoding DUF1460 domain-containing protein, which codes for MTAMRLACLLLASAVLTGCASPPAATPPIPGAPPPPTPLAALLDKPIYKMTPFETGQYIPHMQSAQPDLRKRIAAIGRQNIGQPYSLNLLGEFPFEIHDSLPMYSLEQSDCVVFAEHTYAMALSQSWEEFFWMLQRIRYRDGVIGVATRNHYTELDWNVANRWLVTDISADLAGPNGPGYDMRVDRARFLRTRHNTVRDIPVETSRQTYVPKDGVGAILDGLQEGDFVNVISTRNGEYWASHVGLVVLGPNGERHFLHSSAPKVREETFASYMARVAAREADNARAGKPGQMLAGFKFLRLNETITVPPMAPQPRPGRPGA
- a CDS encoding nucleotide sugar dehydrogenase; the encoded protein is MRDDIQSVHLEQLLTRLRERHAVIGIIGLGYVGLPLALRYAAEGFHVLGIDIDAAKVDQLNRGESYIAHIKGPTIAAARAAGLVASSDFSRVVEADALIICVPTPLTAHREPDLSYVIGTVESLLPHMRPGQLLSLESTTYPGTTEEELRPRLEARGLRVGHDVFLVFSPEREDPGNPDYHTRTIPKICGGSTDACLEAGLALYRQAIDTVVPVSSTRAAELTKLLENIHRAVNIGLVNEMKIIADRMDIDIHEVIRAAATKPFGFTAYYPGPGLGGHCIPIDPFYLTWKARQFGLHTRFIELAGEINSDMPAWVIAKVADALNSRSRAVMGSRILVLGIAYKKDVEDMRESPSVALMELLRARGAVVEYSDPHVPVFPRMREHHFDLSSVELTPTSLASYDVVLLATGHSAFDYELVRQNASLIVDTRGVFPNRSPNVVQA
- a CDS encoding DegT/DnrJ/EryC1/StrS family aminotransferase — encoded protein: MQSIDPRSQDETARSLINSRIQAVFNHGQRNMGPEVAELEQRLADYTGARHCVTASSGTTALAIALMAIGVGPGDDIITTPFAASAAAKAIVLVGARPVFADIDRSTCTLDPQLIERAITPATRAIIPVSLYGQPPEMDAINGVAARHGLAVVEDGAQSFGATYRGRQSGNLSTIGCTSFFPTNPLGCYGDGGALFTNDDVLASAMRDIRMHSQARRHAHHRFGHDACMETLQCAIVLARLERFDWDIRQRRRIAAAYDEMLQPHLPVIGCRSDRTSAYAGYAVLVEQREQVRAILEHAGVPTAVHYPVPIHRQPAYARLAADASCPIADAMASSLLSLPIGPHLAAANVRHVVQCLLHATGPLQARVVESAELQE